The Stigmatella ashevillena genomic sequence CTTCACACCCTGGGCAAGGATCCGAAGGAGGATCCGCTCGTCCATCCGCGCACGGGCGATGCGTCGACTTTCCTCTCCTCATCGCTCAGCCGGGACGGCAAGTACCTCTTCGCGTTCATTCTGCGGGGGTGGAACGAGAACGACGTCTATTGGAAGCGCGTCGGCGAGAAGGACTTCCGCCTGTTGGTGAAGGGCCAGCGCGCCAACTACGGGGTGCTCGCCTGGAAGGATCAGTTCTACATCCTCACCAATGAGGGGGCTCCCCGGAAGCGGCTCTTCCGCGCCTCTGCCGCGGCGCCCGAGCGGGCGGCTTGGCGGGAGATCATTCCGGAGGACGCCGAGGCCGCTCTGGACAATGTGGCCATCGTCGGAGGGCACCTCGCGCTGGAGTATCAGCGCAATGCCGCCACCGAGCTGCGCTTGGCCACCCTGGAGGGGACGGCGCTTCGCACCGTGGCCCTGCCGGGCATCGGCGCGGCCACCACCCCCGAGGGGCTGGAGGACCAGGACGAGGCCTTCTTTCTCTTCAGCTCCTTCACCACGCCCCGCCAGGTCTACAAGCTGACCGTTTCCTCGGGCGCGGTGGACTTGTGGGCCAAGGTGGAGTTGCCCCTGAAGACGGACCTCTACACGGTCGAGCAGGCCTTCTACCCATCGAAGGACGGCACGCGGGTCTCCCTGTTCCTGGTGCACCGCAAGGACCTGAAGCGGGATGGGGCGCGCCCCACGCTGCTCTATGGCTATGGCGGCTTCAACGTGAGCCTCCCGCCGTCCTTCCGCTCCAGCATCTTCCCCTGGTTGGACCAGGGCGGGGTGTACGCCGTGGCGAACCTGCGGGGCGGGGGAGAGTACGGCAAGGGCTGGCACGAGGCTGGCCGCCTGCATCAGAAGCAGAACGTCTTCGACGACTTCCATGCCGCGGCCGAGTTCCTGGTGCGGGAGGGGTACACCCGTCCCGAGCGGCTGGCCATCTATGGCGGCAGCAACGGCGGCCTGTTGGTGGGGGCGGCGATGACCCAGCGGCCAGAACTCTACGGAGCGGTGGTGTGCGCGGTGCCGCTGCTCGACATGGTGCGTTATCACCAGTTCGGCAGCGGCCGGACGTGGATTCCCGAGTACGGCTCGGCGGATAACCCCGAGGATTTCAAGGTCTTGTACGCCTATTCGCCCTATCACGCGGTGCGGCCGGGGGTGCGCTACCCGCCCCTGTTGATGATGTCCGCGGACCACGACGATCGGGTGGACCCGATGCACGCGCGCAAATTCGTGGCCGCCGTGCAGGGGGCTCCGGAGACGTCGGCCCCCGCCCTGCTGCGCATCGAGGCCAACGCGGGCCACTCGGGCGCCGATCAGGTGGCGAAGGCCATCGAGTCCAACGCGGACATGTATGCTTTTCTCTTCCAGGTCTTTGGCATGGGAGGGCCTCCGGGTGGCGAGACGGCCGGTGCACGCTGAACCAGCAAGCGGCCGCTCGTCGTCATGCGGGTGTTCCCTTGATGGCAGGCCAAGCGCCCACCAGTCTTTACTTGGGAACGGCGGCTGAAATCGCCGTGTTATAGAACCGTGTTTCACCCCGCACGCGTGCCCAGCAGGCAGGCGGGTAACTCCTCAAGGGGCTTGCGGTTCCACCAGGCAAGCCATCAGGTGGCGAGCAAATGTTCTTCGGACGTGACGACAAGAAGGATGCCCAGAAGCGTGGCCTGACGGTCCCGCTCTTGCCCCTTCGGGACATCATCGTGTTCCCGCACATGGTGGTGCCGCTGTTCGTCGGCCGGGAGAAGTCGATCGCGGCTCTCAAAGACGCGATGGCTCACAAGGGCCCCGACGACAAAGCAGTCATTCTCCTGGCCGCGCAGAAGAAGGCCAAGACGAATGACCCGACTCCGGACGACATCTTCCACTTCGGTACGGTGGGCCACGTCATCCAGTTGCTCCCGCTGCCCGATGGCACCGTGAAGGTGCTGGTCGAGGGCGTGCGCCGGGCCAAGGTGCGCAAGTTCCTGACCAACGACGCCTTCTTCATGGTGGAGGTGGAGGAAGTCGAAGAGCACACCGAGAAGACCGTGGAGCTCGAGGCGCTGGTGCGCAGCGTCCACTCCGTGTTCGAGGCCTTCGTCAAGCTCAACAAGCGGATTCCCCCCGAGATGCTCATGCAGGTGGCGAGCATCGATGACCCGGCCCGCCTGGCCGACACCATCGTGGCGCACCTGTCGCTGAAGCTGAACGACAAGCAGGCGCTGCTCGAGACGGAGAGTCCGGCCAAGCGGCTGGAGAAGCTCTACGAGCTGATGCAGGGCGAGATCGAAATCCTCCAGGTGGAGAAGAAGATCCGCACCCGCGTCAAGAAGCAGATGGAGAAGACCCAGAAGGAGTACTACCTGAATGAGCAGATGCAGGCCATTCAGAAGGAGCTGGGTGAGCGCGACGAGTTCAAGAACGAGATCCAGGAGATCGAAGAGAAGCTGAAGAACAAGCGGATGAGCAAGGAGGCCACGCTCAAGGTCAAGAAGGAGCTGAAGAAGCTCCGGATGATGAGCCCGATGAGCGCCGAGGCCACCGTCGTCCGCAACTACATCGATTGGATCATCAGCCTGCCCTGGTACGACGAGACCCAGGACCGCCTGGACGTCACCGAGGCCGAGCAGGTGCTCAACGAGGACCACTACGGGCTGAAGAAGCCCAAGGAGCGCATCCTCGAGTACCTGGCCGTGCAGCAGTTGGTGAAGAAGCTCAAGGGCCCCGTGCTCTGCTTCGTGGGGCCGCCGGGCGTCGGCAAGACGTCGCTGGCGCGCTCGATTGCGCGGGCCACCGGCCGCAAGTTCGTGCGCCTGTCCCTGGGTGGCGTGCGCGATGAGGCGGAGATCCGCGGCCATCGCCGCACGTACATCGGCGCCATGCCGGGCAAGCTCATCCAGAGCCTCAAGAAGGCGGGCAGCAACAACCCCGTCTTCCTGCTGGATGAGATCGACAAGATGTCCACGGACTTCCGGGGCGATCCGAGCGCGGCGCTGCTGGAGGTGCTGGACCCCGAGCAGAACCACAACTTCAATGACCACTACCTGGACCTCGATTACGACCTGTCCAAGGTGATGTTCATCTGCACCGCGAACACGATGCACAACATCCCCGGTCCTCTCCAGGACCGCATGGAGGTCATCCGCATCGCCGGCTACACCGAGCCGGAGAAGCTCAGCATCGCGCGGCGCTACCTCATCCCGAAGGAGCAGGAGGCCAACGGGTTGGTGGACGTGAAGGTGGACATCTCCAACGAGGCGCTGAAGACCATCATCCACCGGTACACGCGCGAGTCCGGCGTGCGCTCGCTGGAGCGTGAGATCGGCGGTGTGTTCCGGAAGATTGCCCGCGATGTGCTCAAGAACGGCAAGCGGGACCTCGCCGTGGACCGCAAGCTGGCGATGAAGTTCCTGGGCACGCCGCGCTACCGCTACGGGGTGGCCGAGCGCGAGGACCAGGTGGGCATCGTCACCGGCCTGGCGTGGACGGAGATGGGGGGAGAGATTCTCACCACCGAGGCCACCATCATGCCGGGCAAGGGCAAGCTCATCATCACCGGCAAGCTCGGCGAGGTGATGCAGGAGTCAGCCCAGGCGGCCATGTCCTACGTGCGCTCGCGGGCCGAGCGGTTTGGCATCGACCGCAAGGTGTTCGAGAACTACGACATCCACGTCCACTTGCCGGAGGGCGCCATTCCCAAGGATGGACCTTCCGCAGGCGTCACCATCTGCACCGCGTTGGTGTCCGCGCTCACCCGCGTCACGGTCCGCAAGGACGTGGCGATGACGGGGGAAATCACCCTGCGCGGCCGCGTGCTGCCCATCGGTGGCCTGAAGGAGAAGACCCTGGCGGCGCACCGCGCCGGCATCAAGACGGTCCTCATCCCCAAGGAGAACCGGAAGGATCTCAAGGACATCCCCAAGAAGATCCGCATGGCGCTGCGCATCGTCCCGGTGGAGTTCGTGGATGACGTGCTGCGCGAGGCCCTGGTGCTGGAGAAGCCGGAAGAGTTCGGCCGCAACAAGCCGCTGTCCGAGGGGATGAAGCCCTCGGTCCAGGTGACGGACGGGCAGACCGCGCCTTCTTCGGCGCCCGTCTAGGCACTCGGCAAGTTCGCAGGCCCGAGGCCAGGCCGCGGGTTTTCCCTTCTTCCCTCATGGGACGGAGGGGGACCGGTGCCTGGCCTCTGCTTTTTGGTGGCTGGCGCGGTACAACGCGCCCCGGTGGCTCTCCGTCCTCGATTCCCACTGGCGTTCTTTGGGCTGTGCCTGCTCGCCGCGTGGGGGCCGTGCGGCTTTCAGCCCGAGCCGGGCACCAAGGTCATCGTTCCCTCGATGCCCACCACGCTGGACTGGAGCTACTCGGATCCGGCCAGCTGGGCGAATTACCCGGTGATGCTCGCCACCCAGAAGGGCCTCACCACGCTGGGGGAGGACCACTCCGTGCGGCCTGGGCTCGCCGAGCGCTGGGAGCAGGAGCGTGATGCCCAGGGCCATGAGCGCTACACCTTCCACCTGCGCCAGGACGTGCGCTGGTCGGATGGCACCACCCCGCTCAGCGCTCAGGACTTCGTCGTGGGGTGGCGCCGCGCGATGCTTGGCCGCGAGCGCGGCGAGATGGCGGACATCGCAGGGGTGCGCCAGGTGCTGGAGCTGCTGGAGCGGGGGGCTCCCACCGCGCAGGTTCACGAAGCCCTGGCGCGCACGGGGGTCGAGGCTTTGGATGCGCACACCCTTCGGGTGACGCTGGAACGGCCGCGCAACTACTTCCTGTCCCGGTTGGCCAACGTCTATCTGTTCTTCCCCGCGCCCTCGGGGGATCTCACGGGCCTGACGGATGAGGCGATCCGTGACTACTTTGACCGGCCGAGGGAAGGGCGGCCGCTGGCGCTGGGCCCCTACCGTGTGGAGCGCTGGGACCGTGCGGGCGAGCGTGTCCGGCTGGTCCACAACCCCGCCTCGGCCTTCCAACCCCCGCTCGAAGCAGGGGAGCGCCCTGCGCCTGTCGTCACGTTGATGAGATCCGAGATTGGCACGGCCCTCTACGCCCGTGGCCGGGTCGACTTCGTCTTCATCGACAGCGCGTTGGCCTTGAGAGGCCCCCGCCCGGAGGATCTCCGGCATGAGCCATTGCTCTCCACGTACTTCCTGGTCTTCAACACCGAGCGGCCTCCGCTGGACCGGCCCGAGGTGCGGCGTGCCCTGGCGCGAGCGCTGGATCGGGAGGGGCTGCTGGCGGGGTTGCTGCCCGAAGTCCGGCCCACGAATGTGTTGCTGCCGCCGGAGTTGCCCGGTGCCGCGACGCCCGAGGAGGCCGCGCGTCTGCCGCGCTTTGACCGGGAGCGGGCACGGGAGGAACTCAAGGGGCAGCCGGGGCTTCAGCGTCCGTTGCGCCTCGTCTACAAGTCCGGAGATTCCTTCGTTCCGGAGGTGGCCATCGCCGAGCGCATCGCGTCGCAGCTCGCCTCAGTGGGCGTGACGGTGCTGCTCGATGCGAGAGCCGACTTCTCGTCCGAGGTGGCCCGCAGGACACCCGAGGGGCCCCGGGCCTACGACATGTATCTCCGCCGGTTGGGGGCCGACTATGCCCACCCCAATACCTTCTTCACCCTCTTCGAGCGCGAGGGCAACCACCAGTCGGGTTGGGAGAACCAGGCAGGAGGGGAGCCGATGGCGCGCTTCGAGCGGCTGCTGGAAGAGGCGGACGCGGAAGCCAGCCTCGAACAGGCCCGGACGCTGTATGCCCAGGCACAGGAGGTGCTCGTCGGCGAGCAGGCCGTCATCGCTGCGCTGTACCACCCGGACCGCTACTACCGGGCCCGGCCGACGCTGCGAGGCCTGGACGTGGACCCGTTCAACTTCCTGTCCCTTCGAGCTCTCCGGCTCGCGCCGATGCCAGGGGAGCGCTAGCGCATGCAGCAGCTTCTTGTCCGGGTAGGCCGGCAGCTCGTGCTCGTTCCCATCGTGGCGCTGGCCTCGTACTTCCTCATGGCCAGCTTGCCGCTCACCACCGAGGACGACTCCAAGCGCCAGGTCTCTCCGGAACTGGCCGCCTCCTACCGGAGGGACCTGGGCATCGGCGAGCCGCTGGGCTTTCTGCGCCCCTGGCAGAAGCTCTTCCGGGGAGAACGCCTGGGCACCAGCGCCCAGGGAGTCACGGGCGATGAGCTGCTGCTCAAGCTCTCCGGCAGCGTGGGAGTGGGCATGGTGGCGCTGGGTCTTGCGCTCGTGTGGGCCCTGTCCTTCGCCCTCTTCAGGAGCCGCTGGAGGCGGGGGCGGCTGGCCGTTCTCGGAGATGCGCTGCCCGCGGTGGCCTTCGGAACGCCCGTCTTCATCCCCGCACTGCTGTTGGCGCCCACCGTGGTGGAGCGGGGCTACCTGCTGCCCGAGTTGACCTCCGCGCTTGTGACCTCTGTGTGGCCGGGCATCTTCCTGGGCACCTTGCTCGCGGATGCGCTGGAGACGGAGTTGGCCCGGGACTACGTGCGCACCGCCGCCAGCAAGGGGTTGGCGCCAGGGGTGGTGCTGCGCCGCCACGTGTTGCCCAACGTGCTGCCCGCGCTGCTGGATGCCATCGGCCCCATGGCCACCTCGCTGCTCGCGGGCTCCTTCGCCGCCGAGCGTGTTCTGGGGCTGCCGTACTTTGGCCAGCTCTACGTGCTCGCCGTCCTCCAGAAGCAGGTGGCCGTGGTGGTGGTGGCCACCACCGTCTTCGCCTCGGTGCTCGTCTTCGTCGGCCTGGTGGTGGAGGCCGTCCGCCTCCTGGTGGATCCGCGGGCCCGGGAGGCTCGCGCATGAGCCGCATTCCCGCGCGGGCCTGGGTGGGGCTCCTCTTGCTCGGAGGACTGGGGGCACTGAGCCTCCTGATGGGCCGCCTCTTTCCAGAGGTGCTCGCCTCCTCGTGCCCGTTGGGGAGCGATCTCACGCGTCCCGACCGCACCGTGTGCGAGCTGGCATTCGGAGGTTTGTGGATCTCCCTCGCCATCGGTCTGGCTGCGGGCGGGCTCTCGACGGGCCTGGGGTTGGGCGTGGCGGCCGTGGCCCGCCTGGCGGGAGGGGCGCTGGAGCGGTGGGTGATGCGACTGGCGGATTCCTTCTTCGCGCTGCCCGACGTGCTGGTGGTGATGGTGCTCCAACTCGCGGGCCAATCCCTCGTGGACGCAGGCGGTGGGGCAGGGCTGGGCCCCTTCGGACTGATGGTGGTGTCACTGGCCCTGGTCGGCTGGGCAGGGCCCGCGCGCATGTTCCGCAACCGCCTGAGCACGCTGGAAGGGCAGGAGTTCGTGGCTGCCTCTCGGGCGCTGGGTGGAAGCCGTTTCCACGTGCTTCGGGTCCACCTCTGGCCTGCCTTGCTCCCCTTCGTCCTGGCTGTCTTCCTGAGCCGACTGCCAGCCGCCATCCTCGCGGAGTCCACGGTGAGCTTCTTCGGCATCGCGCGGATGGAGCCCATGTCCCTGGGGCGCTACCTGGGGACCAGCTACGCGGCGCTCATCTACGAGGGGGGCCCGCGCATCGTTATTCCCGCCTGGACGTTGCTCGTGCTGCTGGTGCTTGGAGCCTCGCTCTCCTCCCAGGCACTGGGAACGGGCGTCCGGAAGGGCTGATTCTCGCTCAACCCCTTGGTTCACCTGGAGTTTCTGGGAGGTGGGGCGGAATGCCGCGCGTCCTTCAGAGGGTTCTTCCAAAGCACACTTCCTGACACACACCTCGTTACTTCCAGGTCGAGCCCATGTCCTTCCCTATCGATGATCTTCCCATTGCTACCGGTCATACGCCTGTGCGCGAGCAGCGCGACGACGACCTGAAGCTGGAACAGGTCCGGGGAGCGGTGCTGGTGGTCGAGGACGATCCGTCCAGCCGCGAACTGCTCGTCGAGATGCTCTCTCAGTGGGGGTACGAGCCTCTGCCCGTGGGCAGCGCAGAGGAGGCGGAGTTCGCCGTGCGCAACAAGCGCATGGACGCCGCCGTCGTGGACGTCTTCCTGCCGGGCCGCAGTGGCGCCCTGCTGATGTCCCGTCTGCGTGAGCGCTTCCCGCAGGCGGTCCTCATCGGGGTGAGCGCGATGAGTGACGCGTCCATGGCCCGCAAGTGCAAGGGGCTGGGGGCGGACCTCTTCATTGGCAAACCCGTGCTCCCGGAGAAGTTGGCCCAGGCGCTCCAATCGAAGCACCACAGCTGGCACTGACGCCTACGGGTTTCCCCTCGTCGCGGATCGGCCAGGGGGTGGGGGAGCGGAGCGGTATGCGGTTGCGCGCCCTCCCCGAACGGCCGATGCTTCCCGTGTGAAGACGCTCGCTCCCGGCCTCCTGCTGGCGATGCCCCAGCTGGGGGATCCCAACTTCCATCGCTCGGTGGTGCTGATGCTCGAGCATGGGGAGAATGGTTCCATGGGGCTGGTCATCAACCGGGGCGCGCCGCTGACGCTCGGTGAACTGGCCCGAGGGCAGGCGATGAAAATCGCCGCCGACCGCACCCAGCAGCCTGTTTTCGTCGGAGGGCCGGTGGAGGCCCACCGGGGTTTCATTCTTCACGACGAGGAGACGGTCTCGGAGAAGCACGTCGTCCTGCCGGGACTGTTCCTGAGCGTCACCCTGGATGCGCTGGGGCTGCTCCTGGAGAACCCTGGACCGCGCGTGCGCTTCTGCCTGGGGTATGCTGGCTGGGGCCCCGGGCAACTGGAGCGGGAGATGGCGGCCGGCTCATGGCTGTTCGCCGAGGCGGTGGTCCACTCGGTGCTGGAAGGAGAGCCCTCCCGGCTCTGGGGCGAGACGCTGCGGGGCATGGGCGTAGACCCCGCCATGCTGATGGTGGGAAAGGGTTTGAACTGATGCTGAACGAAGAGAGCCTCCGTCACCGCATCCTCGAGGCCCTGCCGGGCTCCGAGGTGGTGGTCCGTGACACCACGGGAACGGGTGACCATTTCGAGGCGCAGGTGGTGAGCCCGGCATTCACGGGAAAGACCATGGTGCAGCAGCACAAGCTCGTGTACGCGCCGCTTCAGCCCTTGCTGGCGACGGGCGAACTGCATGCGCTGGCGCTAAAGACTTATTCGCCCGAGCAATGGCAGAAGCTCGGCCCTCGCTGAAGAAGGACTCACCGATGAATCCAGAACTCAAGGCCCAGCTCGAGGAGCAGATCCGCTCCCACAAGATCGTCCTGTTCATGAAGGGCAATGCCCTGTTCCCCCAGTGCGGCTTCTCCGCCCGGGCGCTGCAACTGCTGCAGCCGCTCGGTCAGGTGCACACGGTGGATGTGCTGGCCGACCCCGCCATCCGTCAGGGCATCAAGGACTACTCGAACTGGCCCACCATTCCTCAGATCTACATCAACGGGGAGTTCATCGGCGGCTCGGACATCCTGATGGAGCTGGCCGAGCGAGGCGAGTTGGCGAGCCTCGTGGCGGGCACCCCGTCCGGGAGCTGAGCGGTAAGTCTTACCGTCCCCCCCGGGTAGCGGCGGCTGTTCATTCCTACATAGAATGAGCAGCGCCTTGGCCACCGCGACACCGCCCCCTCCTGGTGAAACGACCGACGCTCTTGAGCCGTCGTCCGTTTCTGTTCCTTCCTCGTCTCCCAATGCGCTGAACGTCCCCCCGGCACAGGTGCCGCCTGGGCCGGACGTGCCCTTGGGGGATCCCGAGGACGCGGTCCCCACGGCGAAGACCCAGACGTTGCTGGAGCGGGTGCAGTCCTTCCGCGCCAGGAACGAGAAGTGGGAGATGGCGGCGTTCTTCTTCGTCGGGTTCGCCTACGACGTCCTCACGCTGGGCCGCATCGACGACACGCTCTCCATGGTGCAGCAGTTCGTGTACTTGGGGGTGCTGGCCTCGCTGTTGCTGCTGGAGCAGCGCTACCCGGAGGGGGTGGAGCCGCCGAAGGCGCTGGCGAAGGTGTGGCGCTGGCGCGAGGACGCCATCCACTTCTTCTACGGGAGCCTGCTCAGCTCCTTCACGCTCTTCTTCTTCAAGAGCGCCTCGGGGCTCGTGGCGCTGTTGTTCCTGGTGGTCATGTTCGGCCTGCTGGTGGCCAACGAGCTGCCGCGCTTCCGCCAGCTGGGGCCCGTGGTGCGCATGACGCTCTTCAGCCTGTGCGTCAGCATGTACCTGGCCTACGTGCTGCCGGTGCTCACGGGCCGGTTGAACGTGTGGATCTTCCTGCTCGCGCTGGTGCTCGCCGCAGGGGTCATCTACGGGATGATGCGGCTGTTGCGCCGCTGGGGCCTCATGGAGGGCACGGCGCTGATCCGTCAGGTGGCCCTGCCGGGGTTCGGCCTGCAGGCGGCGCTGCTGGTGCTCTATCTGCTCCGGGTGCTCCCGCCGGTGCCGCTGTCCGTGACGTTCAGCGGCGTCTACCACGAGGTGAAGCGCGTCAACGGTCCGGAGGGCGTCGAGTACCACCTCTCGCACCAGCGGCCCTGGTGGAAGTTCTGGCAGAAGGGGGACCAGTCCTTCCGGGTGCGCACGGGCGACAAGGTGAACTACTTCGTCAGCGTCTTCGCGCCTGCGGGCTTCCACGACTACTCGGTCTACGTGCAGTGGTACTTCGACGATCCGCAGAAGGGCTGGCGGTCATTTTTCCGCAAGGCGCTCAATGCGCGGGGGACCGGAGCCGAGGCGGGGTTCCGCACCTACGCCAACCTGACGAACCCCACGCCCGGGGATTGGCTCGCCGTGCTGGAGACGGAGGATGGGCACGAAATCAACCGCCTGTCCTTCAGCGTGGAGAAGGACGAGGGCACCGAGCCCCGTGAGTTCGAGGTATTCGTGCACAAGCACGACAAGCGCACGAAGTAGACGGCGTCAGGCCGCGCTCGCCTCTTCGGAGAGGGTGAGGGTCGCCTCCTCCGCAAGGCTCTGGGGCTTCTCGGACCAGAAGCGCTCCCACTGAGGGCGCAGGGCCCGGGCATCCTGCCGCCCCAGATCGATGAGGATGTCCGCGAAGCCGCCATCGAACAGCAGATACGAGGCGAGGTCCGCGTCGCGCGGCGCCTCCCGCTCCACCAGCTTCAGGATGGTGCGGTGGGCCAGTCCCTGGCTCCGCTTGCGGAAGCCCGGCGCTCGAACGTACTCGGCCGCCAGGGTGCCCAGATCCTTCGAGGGGCGGACCAGCAACTCGCGGATGGCGCGCACGGGCTGGCTGCGGTGGGGGTGGACGGCGGCGCTGAGGGTCTGCGCGAAGCCTGGCCCGTACTTGCTCGTGCCCGCCTCGAGGATGGCGTTGAGCCGCCGCAGGCGCCCCAGGTCCTGGTCGATGCGGTCCGTCATCAGCATGTTCAGCATCTGGCCGATGAGGAAGGGCGCGGTGACGGAGGCCTGCTCGCGCTCCTGAACGGTGGGCCCCTGGGGCTCCCCCTGCACCTCGGCCGGGTTGGAACGCAGCGAGATGATGAGGACACGCTGCGCGCCCAACCGGAGCGCGGGGCTGAGCGGGACATTGAGCCGCAGGCCTCCATCCATGTGGAGCCGTCCCCGGATGCGGACCACGGGAAAGACGATGGGAAGGGCAGCTGACGCCAGGGCGTGGTTGGGGCCAATGCGCGTGGCCACGGCCTGGGAGTTGGGATCGTCACTCCAGGTGGGGACCCCGCCGCCGTGGCGCTGAATGAAGACCGTGGCACCGCCCGTGCCGATGTGCGTGGCGCTCACCGCCAGGGCATCCAGGTGGCCTCCCCGCAGGTTCCGGCTGATGTTGCGCCAGGGAATGCCCCGGCCCACCAGGGCCCGGAGCCCCCGGGGATCCACCAGTCCACCATGTTGGATGTCGTTGGGCGCGGCGGCCTTGCCGAGGGTCTCCCGCAGCAGCCGGACGATGTCTCCGTAGCCACAGCGAAGCACCTCCTCCACCTTCATCGCCGTCCAGTGCGCGATGAGCCCTTGGGCCTGCTGCAAGGGTTGGTGGTTCGTCGCGGCCAGGTAGCAGGCATGGATGGCGCCCACGGACGTGCCCGCGAGGATGTCCAACTTCAGTGCCCGTCCAAAGGCGGGCTCGAACTCTTCGCGGAGGTAGGAAAGGACGCCTGCTTCGTAAGCGCCTCGGGCAGCGCCGCCACCCAGGACCAGACCCGTCTTCAGCCGACTCATCACGAGGAGGGAGTCTAGGGCGGATGGGGAGGTGAGGGTTAGTCTGGCTCGCCTGCCTGCCCGCGCCCGGGAGGCACCCTCCGTGACGCACGGCGCCGTCTGTACGGCCGGTCGCCAGGTGCGCTAGACCGGGGCCCTATGCCGACCGTGGCTGAACTCTTCCTTTACCCGCTCAAGTCCGCCGCGGGGTTGCCCTTGACCGAGGCCCAGGTGGAGCCCCTGGGGGTAGCGCATGACCGCCGGTGGATGGTGGCTTCGCCCAAGGGTTCCTTTTTCACGGGGCGCAAGCACCCCGCCTTGTTGCGCATCAACGCCCTGCCCAGCGCCACGGGCCTGCGCCTGTCCGCCCCAGGCGTTGCCGGATTGGAGGTGCCGGTGCCTCCCCTGGATGCGCCGCGCCTGGACGTCACCATCTGGGACGATACCTGCTCGGCCGCGAGGGCGGGTGAGGCGGCGGACCGTTGGCTCTCCGCGTTCCTGGGGGAACCCGTGTGCCTGGTCTACGTGGATGACCGGATGGAGCGCCCGGTGGATTCCCAGTACTCGGTTCCCGGGGACAAGGTGGGCTTCGCGGACGGCTTTCCGTTGCTGCTGCTGTCCCGGGCCTCGCTGGAGGCGCTCAACCAGCGCCTGGCCCGCCCTGTCACGATGCTCCACTTCCGCCCCAACCTGGTGGTGGAGGGGTGTGAGCCCTTCGCCGAGGACACCTGGAAGCGGCTGCGCATCGGGAACGTCGAATTGGAGGTGGCCAGCCCCTGCGCGAGGTGCGTCATGGTCACCCTGGATCCCCAGACGGCGGAGCAGGCCGCGGATGGAGAGCCCCTGCGCACGCTCACCACCTTCCGTCGGCAGCTCAAGAACAAGGTGATGTTCGGCCAGAACGTGGTGGTGCGCCGCCCAGGGAGGTTCCAGGTGGGCGACGCGGTGGAGGTGCTCGAATAGGCGGGGCGGCTACTTCTTCTTCTTCGCCCAGATGCGTTTGATCCAGGCCTCGATGTCCTTCACCGTCCGGGGGATGCCGTCGGAGAGAACCTTGCAGCCCCGGGCCGTCACCACCACGTCATCCTCGAT encodes the following:
- a CDS encoding DUF2914 domain-containing protein, which gives rise to MATATPPPPGETTDALEPSSVSVPSSSPNALNVPPAQVPPGPDVPLGDPEDAVPTAKTQTLLERVQSFRARNEKWEMAAFFFVGFAYDVLTLGRIDDTLSMVQQFVYLGVLASLLLLEQRYPEGVEPPKALAKVWRWREDAIHFFYGSLLSSFTLFFFKSASGLVALLFLVVMFGLLVANELPRFRQLGPVVRMTLFSLCVSMYLAYVLPVLTGRLNVWIFLLALVLAAGVIYGMMRLLRRWGLMEGTALIRQVALPGFGLQAALLVLYLLRVLPPVPLSVTFSGVYHEVKRVNGPEGVEYHLSHQRPWWKFWQKGDQSFRVRTGDKVNYFVSVFAPAGFHDYSVYVQWYFDDPQKGWRSFFRKALNARGTGAEAGFRTYANLTNPTPGDWLAVLETEDGHEINRLSFSVEKDEGTEPREFEVFVHKHDKRTK
- the grxD gene encoding Grx4 family monothiol glutaredoxin — protein: MNPELKAQLEEQIRSHKIVLFMKGNALFPQCGFSARALQLLQPLGQVHTVDVLADPAIRQGIKDYSNWPTIPQIYINGEFIGGSDILMELAERGELASLVAGTPSGS
- a CDS encoding BolA family protein, giving the protein MLNEESLRHRILEALPGSEVVVRDTTGTGDHFEAQVVSPAFTGKTMVQQHKLVYAPLQPLLATGELHALALKTYSPEQWQKLGPR
- a CDS encoding YqgE/AlgH family protein; amino-acid sequence: MKTLAPGLLLAMPQLGDPNFHRSVVLMLEHGENGSMGLVINRGAPLTLGELARGQAMKIAADRTQQPVFVGGPVEAHRGFILHDEETVSEKHVVLPGLFLSVTLDALGLLLENPGPRVRFCLGYAGWGPGQLEREMAAGSWLFAEAVVHSVLEGEPSRLWGETLRGMGVDPAMLMVGKGLN
- a CDS encoding MOSC domain-containing protein — translated: MPTVAELFLYPLKSAAGLPLTEAQVEPLGVAHDRRWMVASPKGSFFTGRKHPALLRINALPSATGLRLSAPGVAGLEVPVPPLDAPRLDVTIWDDTCSAARAGEAADRWLSAFLGEPVCLVYVDDRMERPVDSQYSVPGDKVGFADGFPLLLLSRASLEALNQRLARPVTMLHFRPNLVVEGCEPFAEDTWKRLRIGNVELEVASPCARCVMVTLDPQTAEQAADGEPLRTLTTFRRQLKNKVMFGQNVVVRRPGRFQVGDAVEVLE
- a CDS encoding response regulator, producing the protein MSFPIDDLPIATGHTPVREQRDDDLKLEQVRGAVLVVEDDPSSRELLVEMLSQWGYEPLPVGSAEEAEFAVRNKRMDAAVVDVFLPGRSGALLMSRLRERFPQAVLIGVSAMSDASMARKCKGLGADLFIGKPVLPEKLAQALQSKHHSWH
- a CDS encoding patatin-like phospholipase family protein, whose translation is MSRLKTGLVLGGGAARGAYEAGVLSYLREEFEPAFGRALKLDILAGTSVGAIHACYLAATNHQPLQQAQGLIAHWTAMKVEEVLRCGYGDIVRLLRETLGKAAAPNDIQHGGLVDPRGLRALVGRGIPWRNISRNLRGGHLDALAVSATHIGTGGATVFIQRHGGGVPTWSDDPNSQAVATRIGPNHALASAALPIVFPVVRIRGRLHMDGGLRLNVPLSPALRLGAQRVLIISLRSNPAEVQGEPQGPTVQEREQASVTAPFLIGQMLNMLMTDRIDQDLGRLRRLNAILEAGTSKYGPGFAQTLSAAVHPHRSQPVRAIRELLVRPSKDLGTLAAEYVRAPGFRKRSQGLAHRTILKLVEREAPRDADLASYLLFDGGFADILIDLGRQDARALRPQWERFWSEKPQSLAEEATLTLSEEASAA